A single window of Planctomycetota bacterium DNA harbors:
- a CDS encoding class I mannose-6-phosphate isomerase, with product MSHPLYPLRFEPILRRYLWGGRRLATVLHKPLPPGDDYAESWELCDRKDDQSAVTAGPLRDATLGELVQTCGRDLLGRHAPLDRFPLLIKLLDAQKVLSVQVHPHDAQAALLSPPDLGKTEAWLVLATEPGSVIYAGLKRGFDRHALEREINRGTCELCLHRFEPQVGDCLFIPAGTVHALGAGLVIAEVQQSSDVTYRLYDWNRVGADGRPRPLHVEAALDVIDFDRGPVNPIRPEPTERPQIEQLVACDKFVLERWQLHEPLTTPADNECRVLLVVAGQVDVAGDPSGEPLLMGQTMLLPASLGAVQIRPRGTATILCGRLP from the coding sequence GTGAGCCACCCGCTGTACCCGTTACGATTCGAGCCAATTTTACGCCGCTACTTGTGGGGTGGCCGACGCTTGGCCACTGTTCTGCACAAGCCGTTGCCGCCGGGTGACGATTATGCCGAGAGTTGGGAACTTTGCGATCGTAAGGATGATCAGAGTGCCGTCACCGCCGGCCCGCTGCGCGACGCGACGCTGGGCGAGTTGGTCCAGACTTGCGGGCGCGACTTGCTGGGACGCCACGCGCCGCTCGACCGTTTTCCGCTGTTGATCAAACTGCTCGATGCCCAAAAAGTCCTGTCCGTCCAGGTTCATCCCCACGACGCCCAGGCCGCGTTGCTGTCGCCGCCTGATCTGGGCAAGACCGAGGCCTGGCTGGTGCTGGCCACCGAGCCGGGCAGCGTGATCTATGCCGGGCTCAAGCGCGGCTTCGACCGTCACGCGCTCGAACGTGAAATCAACCGCGGCACGTGCGAACTTTGCCTGCACCGCTTCGAGCCCCAGGTCGGCGACTGCCTGTTCATTCCGGCCGGCACGGTTCACGCGCTCGGCGCAGGTCTGGTCATTGCCGAGGTGCAACAGTCGAGCGACGTCACCTACCGGCTTTACGATTGGAACCGAGTCGGCGCCGACGGCCGGCCGCGCCCACTGCACGTGGAAGCGGCACTTGATGTGATCGATTTCGACCGCGGCCCGGTGAACCCGATCCGTCCCGAACCAACCGAGCGGCCACAGATCGAACAGCTTGTCGCCTGTGACAAGTTCGTGCTCGAACGCTGGCAGTTGCACGAGCCGCTGACCACGCCGGCCGACAACGAGTGCCGCGTGCTGCTGGTCGTGGCGGGCCAGGTCGACGTGGCGGGCGACCCATCGGGCGAACCGCTCTTGATGGGACAAACGATGTTGCTCCCCGCCTCACTCGGCGCGGTGCAAATCCGTCCGCGTGGCACCGCCACGATCCTTTGTGGCCGCTTGCCCTGA
- a CDS encoding P-II family nitrogen regulator, protein MKLIIAIIQPSRLEAVKAALTEVEVFRLTVMDVQGFGRQKGHTETYRGHEFSVNLLRKVQLKIAVNEEFVEPTINAIIKGGRSGPTGEIGDGKIFVLPLEDCIRIRTGERGTDAI, encoded by the coding sequence ATGAAGCTGATCATCGCGATTATTCAGCCCAGTCGTCTTGAGGCGGTCAAGGCGGCCCTGACAGAAGTCGAGGTGTTCCGCCTGACCGTCATGGATGTCCAAGGTTTCGGCCGCCAGAAAGGGCACACCGAAACCTATCGCGGACACGAGTTCTCGGTGAACTTGCTGCGCAAGGTGCAGCTCAAGATCGCCGTCAACGAGGAGTTCGTCGAGCCGACGATCAACGCCATTATCAAGGGGGGCCGCTCGGGCCCGACCGGCGAAATCGGCGACGGCAAGATCTTTGTCCTGCCGCTGGAAGACTGCATCCGCATTCGCACCGGCGAACGGGGCACGGATGCGATCTGA
- the tatC gene encoding twin-arginine translocase subunit TatC translates to MPLAMTSPKRDEDLFSESTMTFGEHLDELRVVLFKAVIALFIGTCVGMFVGKYAVAIIKAPLEKALQEYYQESSLEQFSEFEEAWKKLDKPVPYTVEQVNDLLYKQQMIFEIQYIHPVLIRQALGLEKAGAKVAADKQSLEPILYWHPIDQDKRISILALGVSEMFSIWLKASLVTGLILSSPFVLYYLWSFVAAGLYRHERRYIHIFLPFSLGLFFAGVLLAYWFVFGPVLSFLFSFNRSMGIDPDPRISEWLGFVLLLPIGFGVSFQLPLVMLFLERIGIITVEMYTAQWKIAVLVIFVISSILTPADPYSLLLMAIPLTGLYFGGVQLCKLMPRRGTGIDPEAISG, encoded by the coding sequence ATGCCATTAGCGATGACTTCGCCGAAACGCGACGAAGATCTGTTCTCCGAATCGACGATGACGTTCGGCGAGCACCTGGACGAGCTGCGCGTGGTGCTGTTCAAGGCCGTGATCGCGCTGTTCATCGGCACGTGCGTGGGCATGTTTGTAGGTAAGTATGCGGTGGCGATCATCAAGGCGCCGCTCGAAAAGGCGTTGCAGGAGTATTATCAAGAAAGCTCGCTCGAACAGTTCTCGGAATTTGAAGAAGCTTGGAAAAAGCTCGATAAGCCGGTCCCCTACACGGTCGAGCAGGTCAATGATCTGTTGTACAAGCAACAGATGATTTTCGAGATTCAGTACATTCATCCGGTGCTGATTCGCCAGGCATTGGGGCTGGAAAAGGCTGGTGCGAAAGTGGCGGCCGACAAGCAGTCGCTCGAGCCCATCCTGTACTGGCACCCGATCGATCAGGACAAGCGAATCTCGATCCTGGCGCTGGGCGTCAGCGAAATGTTTTCGATCTGGCTGAAGGCCTCGCTGGTGACTGGGCTGATTCTGTCGAGCCCATTTGTGCTGTACTACCTCTGGTCGTTTGTAGCGGCGGGGCTCTATCGGCACGAACGGCGTTACATTCACATCTTTTTGCCGTTCAGTCTGGGGCTTTTTTTCGCAGGTGTGCTGTTGGCTTACTGGTTCGTGTTTGGACCTGTGCTGAGCTTCTTATTCAGCTTTAACCGATCGATGGGCATCGATCCCGATCCGCGGATCAGCGAATGGCTGGGCTTCGTGCTGCTGTTGCCAATTGGCTTTGGCGTCAGCTTTCAGTTGCCGCTGGTGATGCTGTTTCTGGAACGAATCGGCATCATCACCGTCGAGATGTACACCGCGCAATGGAAGATCGCCGTGCTGGTGATCTTTGTCATCTCGTCGATCCTGACGCCGGCCGATCCGTATAGCTTGCTGCTGATGGCGATCCCGCTGACCGGGCTCTATTTCGGCGGCGTGCAGTTGTGCAAGCTGATGCCGCGCCGCGGCACGGGAATTGATCCGGAAGCGATTAGCGGCTAG
- a CDS encoding rRNA pseudouridine synthase — translation MSESKPRGTRRPKLRRKPKASAAPSSAPTDGAQRLQKVLAAAGVGSRRDCETLITTGRVEVDGRLVNVLGTKVDPHKQQIRVDGQPIKLSRRVHYAVYKPPGIISTHNDPSGRPRVIDLLPPSDDHLFTVGRLDVSSEGLILVTNDGELANRLAHPRYGVEKTYQVLVAGQPGLEVLEKMRKGVYLAEGRVHAERVEIKLQHKHSTILELVLDEGRNREVRRMLARLGHKVMRLRRIAIGPLRLGDLQPGEFRRLTSSEVEMLRRATHGDARRRREEHAAEEPVRHEPLPPLGPNAARRSKPADKPAARGGRKSQRLKAGPKSSARPGTNSRRARGQNRQRSQGE, via the coding sequence ATGAGCGAATCGAAACCGCGCGGCACGCGCCGCCCCAAGCTCCGCCGCAAACCCAAGGCTAGCGCCGCGCCGTCGAGCGCGCCGACCGACGGAGCGCAACGCCTGCAAAAGGTCCTGGCCGCGGCCGGCGTTGGCAGCCGCCGCGACTGTGAAACCCTGATCACCACCGGCCGCGTCGAAGTCGATGGCCGGCTGGTCAACGTGCTGGGCACGAAGGTCGATCCCCACAAGCAGCAGATTCGTGTCGATGGGCAGCCGATCAAGCTCTCGCGCCGCGTTCACTACGCGGTCTACAAGCCGCCGGGCATCATCTCGACGCACAACGACCCTTCGGGGCGCCCACGCGTGATCGACCTGTTGCCGCCCAGCGACGATCATCTGTTCACCGTCGGTCGCTTGGACGTGTCGAGCGAAGGGTTGATCCTGGTGACCAACGATGGCGAGTTGGCCAACCGGCTGGCGCATCCGCGCTACGGCGTTGAAAAGACGTACCAGGTGCTCGTCGCCGGGCAGCCGGGCCTCGAAGTGCTCGAAAAAATGCGCAAAGGGGTTTACCTGGCCGAAGGGCGCGTGCATGCCGAACGCGTCGAGATCAAGCTGCAGCACAAGCACAGCACGATTCTCGAGTTGGTTCTGGACGAAGGGCGCAACCGCGAGGTGCGCCGCATGTTGGCGCGACTGGGTCACAAGGTGATGCGCTTGCGGCGGATCGCGATCGGGCCGCTGCGGCTTGGCGACTTGCAGCCCGGCGAGTTCCGCCGGTTGACTTCGTCCGAGGTCGAAATGCTCCGCCGCGCCACCCACGGCGACGCGCGCCGTCGCCGCGAAGAACACGCGGCCGAAGAGCCCGTGCGTCACGAGCCGTTGCCGCCGCTCGGTCCCAACGCCGCTCGGCGTTCGAAGCCCGCGGACAAGCCTGCAGCGCGGGGCGGTCGCAAGAGCCAGCGGCTGAAGGCTGGTCCCAAGTCAAGCGCGCGACCGGGTACGAACTCGCGCCGCGCGCGGGGCCAGAATCGCCAACGATCCCAGGGAGAGTGA